The Stigmatella aurantiaca DW4/3-1 genome contains the following window.
CATGGCCCCCTTCGAGCACGCCGCAGTGGCCGTGATCCGTGTACTCGCAGAGGCACACGTCCGCGATGACCTGCATGTCGGGGACGGCCTCCTTCACGGCGCGGATGGCGCGCTGGACGATTCCATCCCGGGCGTAGCCCTGCGTGCCGCGGGCATCCTTGTGGCCCGGAATGCCAAAGAGAATGACGGAGGGAACCCCCAGGGCCTTGGCCTGCTTGGCCTCCGCGACAGCATGCTCCACCGACAGGTTGAAGATGCCCGGCATGGAGGTGACGGGACGCCGCACATCCCGGCCCTCGACGACAAAGAGCGGGTAGATGAAGTCAGAGGGGGCGAGCGTCGTCTCTCGCACCATGTCCCGGAGGATGGCGGAGCGGCGCAGGCGGCGGGGGCGATGGAGGGGAAAGGCCATGGGGTGCACGGTATAAACCGAGACCGGGTGCCCGCCACGACTTCGGAGTCTGGGGTGGCTTCCCCGGCAACCAGCAGGCCAGCCGGTGTCATGCCCCCCAGGCTCCCAGGGGCCTCAGGCGGCCCGTCCCGCCTTGAGACAGTGCTTCTCGACTACCTTGACGAGCTGGGAAACCCCGAAAGGCTTGCGCAGGCAGGCGGCGACCCCCGGAGGGGGCGTGCTGTCGCTGGCCGTCATCAGAACAACGGGCAACGCGGACTTCTGGGGCTCTTCCCGGAGCTGCTCGAGAAACTCGCGCCCGGACAGAACGGGCATCCACAGGTCCAGAACGATGACGCAAGGCGAGGTGTTCTGCGCGAGGACGTTCAGGCCCTCTTTCCCGTTGGCGGCCGTGGCCACCTGGAACCCCGCGTCTTCGAGGACGCCTGCCACTGCTTCTCGGACATCCGCATCATCTTCCAACAGCAACACTGTTCCGCGCATGGGCTTCTCTCCCGGTTGACCCTTGTCAGCGCGGTCCCTCCCCCCCTTGTCGCAGAGTGCGCCAGGTCCATCGGCTCAAGACCTGTTCAAAGCATGCCAGAGCCATCACCCCCTGGCACTTGCCGGCTGCTCTCACGATGTCGACCCTGGCCTCCCAACGAGAGGAACTCAACAATGAGCACTCCGGCGAGCATCCCGTGCGCATCCATCGAGGTCGGATCCAAGACCGGATCGTTGAGCGTGAACCCCCTCGCGCGGCGAGGTCCCCTGCTGGTGGTGGAGGATGATCCCGGCATCCGGGAGGCCCTGACCGGGCTGCTCGAGGAGGCGGGGTTTCATGTCGCGGCGGCCGCCAACGGGAAGGAGGGGCTTCAGGTCATGGCCCGCCTGGGCCTTCCCTGCCTCGTCCTGGTGGATCTGTGGATGCCGCTGATGTCGGGCTGCGAATTCATCTCCCACTTGAGGGAGCACCCCAACCGGCGCAACCTCCCGGTGGTGGCCATGACGGCCAGCGAGAGCCCGGCGCCCGCGGACGTGGAGGCCTGCTTGCGCAAACCCTTCGCGTCATCGGCCCTGCTGGATCTCGTGAAGGCGCACTGCACGCGCAAGTAGCGCGGAGACGCCGCGGCAGCCGTTAGATCGTCTGGCCCCAGTGGGGATCCCGGCCCGCCAGCGTGGCACGGCCCATCGCCCGCTCCGCCTCGTGAAGCGCCCGGGCATAACGGGTGCGCGCCGCCTCCGTGCCCGCCCGAAGACCTTCCTCGGCGGCCTTCAGTTCACGCTGCGCCTGTGCCAGCTCCTGCTTCACCGCCTCGGCCCATCTCATGCGTGTTTCTCCGGTGTTCCGGGCTTTCTGGATGCACGGAGCGGACCACCGCCCCCCCCTCGTGGAAGGGTGCGAAAACTGGACACCGCCAGGGTTCCTGGGGCAGTCCCCGCGTACTTTTCTCTCCAGGGGCTGCGAAGAGGCTGACGCGGTTGACAGCGTTCAGGGCCCGGCAATCGCCCGGAGACGGCGTCGTCTACAGTGGGTGTCCGTGCCAGCCATCGACGTCAGGGGTCTTCAGAAAACCTACAGGCGCGCCTTTGGGCGCCGGGGCCATGAAGCCCTGCGGGGGGTGGACCTCACGGTCCCCGAGGGGTGTGCCTTCGGGCTGATCGGCCCCAACGGCGCGGGGAAGACGACGTTCATCAAGTCCATTCTCGGCATCGTCCAGCCCACGGCGGGAACCGTGCGGGTGCTGGGAGGCTCACCGGAGGATCCGCGCATCCGCGCGCGGATTGGCTACCTGCCCGAGCGCCTGCACCTGCCGGGCGCGTGGACCGCCCTCGCGTTCCTGAACACGGTGGCGCGGCTCAAGGGGCTGCCGGCCGATCGCGCCCAGAGCCAGCGTCTGCTGGAGCGCGTGGGGTTGACGGCGGTGGAGGGGCGGCGCATCGGCGGCTATTCCAAGGGCATGCGGCAGCGGCTCGGGCTGGCGGCGGCGCTGCTCGGCGCCCCTTCCCTGCTGGTGCTGGACGAGCCCACGGATGGAATCGATCCCCTGGGCCGGATGGAGGTGCGCGGGATTCTTCAGGAGGAGGTGCGGCGGGGCACCACGCTGTTCCTCAACTCGCACCTGCTGGCGGAGACGGAGCGGGTGTGTGACCGGGTGGCCATCCTCGCCAACGGGCGGGTGCTTCGTGAGGGGCGGCTCGAGGAGCTGGCGCGGCCCCGGCCCCGGTGGACCCTGCGCTTCGCCCCAGGCCTGGACGAGGCCGCGCTGGTGGCCGCGGGGTTCCAGCGGGGCAACACCGAGGGGCTCTACCACCTGGAGGCGGAAGACCCGAGGGTGCTGAACGCGGCGTTGGACAAGGCCCGAGGCGCGGGGGCCTTGCTGGTGGAACTCACACGCGCCGGGCAGGATCTCGAGTCCGTGCTGACCTCCACCCTGGGAGAGGCCGCGTGAGCCCCGTGTTCGCCATCGCCGGGTACGTGCTGCGGGAGGCGGCCTCGCGCAAGTTCATCCTGGCCTTCGTCATCGGCATCACCCTGCTGCTGCTCGTCCTGTCGCTGAGCCTGCGGCTGGAGGTGCTGGACGGGGCCCTGGCCGCGACACGCCTCTTTGGACAGGACGTGGACACCCGCATCCGCGCGGTGGATGTGGCGCTCCGGCCCCTGTTCCAGGCCTCCGCGTATGCCGTGTTCTACGGAGGGATCCTCTTCGGAATCGTCGCCTGCTCGGACTTCGCGCCCAGCCTGATGTCGCCAGGCCGCATCGAGCACCTGCTCGCCCTGCCCCTCCAGCGCTGGCACATCCTGGCCGGCACCTTTCTCGGGGTGCTGACGATGGCGCTGTGTGGCGCGCTCTATGGCTCGGGCGGCTTGTTGCTCATCCTCGGGGTGAAGACTGGATACTGGACGGCCGGCCCGTTGATCGCCGCGCTGCTGGCCTGCGTGAGCTTCGCGGCGGTGTACGCGGTGATGTTGACCACGGCCACGGTGGTGCGCAGCGCGGCCCTGTGCGCCGCCACGGGCACCTTGGCCCTGGTGGGGGGCATCATCGC
Protein-coding sequences here:
- a CDS encoding response regulator codes for the protein MSTPASIPCASIEVGSKTGSLSVNPLARRGPLLVVEDDPGIREALTGLLEEAGFHVAAAANGKEGLQVMARLGLPCLVLVDLWMPLMSGCEFISHLREHPNRRNLPVVAMTASESPAPADVEACLRKPFASSALLDLVKAHCTRK
- a CDS encoding response regulator, which codes for MRGTVLLLEDDADVREAVAGVLEDAGFQVATAANGKEGLNVLAQNTSPCVIVLDLWMPVLSGREFLEQLREEPQKSALPVVLMTASDSTPPPGVAACLRKPFGVSQLVKVVEKHCLKAGRAA
- a CDS encoding ABC transporter ATP-binding protein, producing MPAIDVRGLQKTYRRAFGRRGHEALRGVDLTVPEGCAFGLIGPNGAGKTTFIKSILGIVQPTAGTVRVLGGSPEDPRIRARIGYLPERLHLPGAWTALAFLNTVARLKGLPADRAQSQRLLERVGLTAVEGRRIGGYSKGMRQRLGLAAALLGAPSLLVLDEPTDGIDPLGRMEVRGILQEEVRRGTTLFLNSHLLAETERVCDRVAILANGRVLREGRLEELARPRPRWTLRFAPGLDEAALVAAGFQRGNTEGLYHLEAEDPRVLNAALDKARGAGALLVELTRAGQDLESVLTSTLGEAA